The following nucleotide sequence is from Solidesulfovibrio carbinolicus.
CGTGTCCCGCCAGTTCTTCCCCTCATCTTCCCGTCCGGAGCTTTTGGTCGAAGTGCGGCTGCCTGCCGGCTCCGCGTTTGGAACCACGGCCAAGGCCGTGGAAGCCCTGGAAGCCGTTTGCAAGGCGGACCAGGAAGTCAAGACCTACACCAGCTACATCGGCGCCGGCGCGCCGCGTTGGTTTATGCCCATGTCGCCGGAACTCCCGGACGTCAGCTATGGCGTCATTGTCCTGAACACGGCGGACGGCGCCTCCCGCGACCGCGTCAAGGCCCGCCTCGAAGCCTACGCCGCAAACGGGGGACTCCCCGAGGCCAGGGTGCGCGTGACGACGCTCTTCTTGGGTCCGCCGGTCGGCTATCCCGTGCAGTTTCGCGTCATCGGCCCCGACGCCAAGCGGGTGCGCGACATCGCGTATCAGGTCCGCGACGTCATGCGCGCCAACCCCAACACCACGGACGTCAACCTGGATTGGAACGAGCAGGCCAGGGCGATCCGGCTGGTGGTGGACCAAGACCGGGCCAGGCTCCTGGGGCTCACCCCCCAGGATATTGCCCAAGCGCTTCAAACGCTTCTTTCGGGCGTCACCATCACCCAGGTCCGCGACGGCATTGAACGGGTCAACGTCGTGGCCCGAGCCGTCCCCGAGGAACGGTTGCGGCCCGAGATCCTGGCCGATCTGACCATCAGCATACGCGACGGGAAGATCATTCCCCTCTCCCAGGCGGCAAGGCTGGAGCATGTCTACGAGGAGCCCATTCTCTGGCGGCAAAGCCGTGACTTGACGATCACAGTACGTTCGGAAGTGCTGGCGGGCTTGCAGGCCCCGGATGTCACCATGCAGATAGCGCCCAAGCTCAAATCCATCGAGGACACGCTGCCGCCAGGCTACCGGATCGAAGCCGGCGGGGCTTTCGAGGAAAGCAGCAAGGCCAACCAGTCCATTGTCGAGCTGTTGCCCTTGGCTGGAGGAGTCATGCTCCTGTTGCTGATGTTCCAGGTGCAAAGCTTTCCGAGCCTCTTTCTGGTGCTCACCACAGCGCCCCTGGGGTTGATCGGCGCAGCCGGCGCATTGCTGCTGTTCGGCCAACCCTTCGGGTTCGTGGCCATGCTCGGCGTTCTCGCCTTGGCCGGGATGATCATGCGCAACACCGTCATCCTGGTGGATCAGATCGGCAAGGACATCGAGGAAGGGATGGCGGCCGGGGAAGCCGTCATCGACGCGACCATCCGCCGAACGCGCCCGGTGGCGCTGACGGCCCTGGCCGCGATTCTGGCCATGATTCCCTTGGCGCGCAACATCTTCTGGGGCCCCATGGCCGTGGCCATCATGGGCGGTCTCTTCGTGGCGACCGTGCTGACGCTGCTCTTCACCCCGGCCCTGTACGCCATGGTTTTTCGCATCGACAAGTCCGGAAGGCAGTGAACCGTTTCGAAGAGTGGAAGAATCGGGCAATAGTGGCCCGGGCCAACAAGACCGCCCGAATAGTCTGGGCTGTGCTGGCTAAGGGGGAGGCCTATAAGGAGGCAGCATGATGAACAGCTTCAAGCCTTGGCGAAAAAGTGAGGCGATGGTTGTGGCGTCGGCAGGGTAACTGCTCAGAATTTCCTACCCATTGGATGCGACAAGAGATGATTGATGGCACGACAGGTCGAACCGGCTTGCGAAAAACCTGATTTGGACAAAGGCCATCGAAGGCCGATGAAATGATGAGGAGCGCAAGCGCGGATTTCCATCGGGGCAGCGGGCCATGCCCGACATGCCGGATACATGGCTGCATTCAACCTGGAAGCCGTCAGAAATCTCTTGCCATCGGGGTGCGGTCCATACATGGCGTAGGCCGCTCCCGCCCACTGAGTATTCCCCGAATATGGGGAAAACCTCCCGTGACGCTGTAGGTGGCCGACTGGTGCGCTTTCGCCCATTGCGCAACCTTCGGGCTGGATTGCGGGGGAAAGGCGCTGTGCGTGGCGCTAATGCGGTCGGCCTGGCGCTTCTCAAATCTGAGAATTGTGAAATCGCTGGACAAGTCTGGCCGGGCTGGTTTGGTCCTCAGTTTTGAGGAGCAAAGGCCGGGCATGGCCTGGGAGGTTTACGCCATGGCTGGCGAATACCCTCGGCACTGACGATGGAACTCATGGGGGACTCACAACCGATGTGCCCCCTGGTGTCGGTGCTGGCGACGGCGGGTAAGTTGATCCTGCGCCAACTCGGGGGCGGGGGTGTCGGTACTGGCGACATCTTTGCTGGGCGGGGTGGGCCGCATGTCACGCCCCCTGGCACTGAGCGAACTTTTACGCCGAGTGGGTGGTGGCTGGCGGCGCAATTCTACGCCGCGAGATTTTGGTGGGGGACGGTCACGGCAGGAGGAAAAACAGCCTTGGGCGGACAGAGCACACAGAGGGCCTGGAACTCGGCAACATTCACCCCGTTTCACCCTACATAAATTATTCTAGCGGGACCAGAGCGGGACCAGGAGCCTTCCCCAAAAACAAAAGGCGCGCCCGGCCGTCTTTGACCGTCGCAACCTCTTGATTTCATTGGTGCCCGAGGCCGGAATCGAACCGGCACGTCCCGAAGAACAAGGGATTTTAAGTCCCTGGCGTCTACCAGTTCCGCCACTCGGGCACTGAAACCCGCTTCTTGCCCCGAATCCCGCGCCGCGTCAATTCCAACGCCATGGAGAGCGGGCCAAACCAACCGCCGCCCGAGGGCCATGGCCGGCAATTTCAGGCCTCCCCCGCCGCGTGCCATCGCCCCGCATCAGCATGGCCTCGCCCGCCGCGGCGCCACCGCCCCTCCCCGCGCGTAGCCAGACGCGCCCTTTCCTGCTACACCTCCCCACCATGTCGCAGCTACGCAAACGCACGGTCGTCCTCGGTCTCGACGGGCTTCCCCGCACCCTGGCCCAAAGCCTGGCCGCCACCGGCCGGCTGCCCAACCTCGCCCGCCTGCTCGCCATCGACGCGGCAAGCATCGAGGCCGAACTGCCCGAACTCTCGCCCGTCAACTGGACGAGCTTTTTGACCGCCGCCAACCCCGGCCGCCACGGCGTCTACGGCTTCGTCGGCATCGACCCGGCCAGCTATCGCCTGGGGCCCGTGGACGCCTCGGCCATTGCCGCGCCCACCCTCATGAGCCGTGCAACCGAGGCCGGGCTGGTCGCCAAGCTGGTCAACATCCCCTGCGCCGCGCCGGTTTCGCCGCTGCGCGGAGCCATCATCGCCGGCTTTCCCGAGACCGACCTCGCCCGGGCCGTTTATCCGCCGGAGCTGGCGCAAAATCTGAAACTGGCTGGCTACCGGATCGAGGCCGACACCACCAAGGGCGCGGCCGATTTCGATACCCTTGCCCGAGAGCTGCGGGCCACCCTGGCCTCGCGTCGGGCCGCCCTGGAAATGCTCTGGGCCGGCGGCGACTTCGATCTGTTCATGATCGTTTTGACCGAAACCGACCGGCTGTTCCATTTCTTCTTCCCGGCCGTGGCCCGGCCCGAGCATCGCCTCCACGGCCCGGCCCTGGATCTTCTGGCCGACTGGGACAAGCTGATCGGCCTGGTCCTGGACCGCTACGAGGCCCTGCCCGGACCCAAGCGCTTTTTCGCCCTGGCCGACCACGGATTTACTGAACTCGAAACCGAGTTCGACCTCAACGTCTGGCTGGCCGGCAAGGGGTTACTTCGCCTCGAACCCGGGGCCACCGGCGAATACGACGCCCGCATCGTGCCCCACCACACCGCCGCCTTTGCCCTGGACCCGGGGCGGGTCTACATCAATATCAAAGAGCGCTTCGCCCGGGGCGTCTTCCACGAGCACGTGGCCGAAAAGCTGGCCGAGGACCTGCGCGGCGAACTGTTGGCCATCGTCCACGACGGCCGGCCGCTTATGGAGGCCGTGCACCTGCGCGGCGAGATCTATGCCGGCCCGCAAGTCCGCCGCGCCCCGGACGTCGTGTGCGTGCCCCGGGCGGGGGTGAGCCTCACGGCCAAATTCAACCGCACCGAGCTGACCGGCAACTTTGGCCGGTTTGGCTGCCACAGCCCGCACGACGCGCTGTGGTGCGACTCCGAAGGCTCCCGCCCGGAGCGCACCTCCGACGCCGGGGCCGTGGTCGCCGCCTCCCTTGGTCTGCCCGAACCCAAAGAGTTTCCATGGATTTCGCCCGCGAACTGAACCCGGCCCAGCTTGAGGCCGTCAGCACCACCGAAGGGCCGGTCCTGGTCATCGCCGGCGCCGGCAGCGGCAAGACCCGCACCGTCGTCTACCGTCTGGCCCATCTGGTGCTCAAGGGCGTGGAGCCGGCCTCCATCCTGCTTTTGACCTTCACCCGCAAGGCCGCCCAGGAGATGCTCACCCGGGCCGGACTGCTGCTGGCCCTTAGCGCGCAAGGCATCTCGGGCGTGGCCGGCGGCACCTTCCATGCCTTCGCCTTTGCCGCGCTGCGCCGCTACAGCGAGGCGGCCGGTTTTCCCACAGGATTCACCTGCCTCGACGCCGCCGACTGCGAGGACATCCTGGGGCAGTGCAAGGACCGGCTGGGCCTGGGCAAGGGCGACCGGTCGTTTCCCCGCAAATCGGCCATCCTGGGACTGCTCTCCAAGGCCCGCAACAAGGAACTGGAAGTCGGCGACGTCATCGCCCGGGAAGCCTTCCACCTGCTGCCCTATGCCGAGGCCATAACGAGCCTTGGCCAAGCCTACGGCGCGTTCAAGGCCGAGCACAATCTCCTCGACTACGACGATCTGCTCTTCACCCTGGAGCGGCTCCTGGCCGACCCCGCCGGTCCCGGCGCGCTCATTCGCGCCCGCCACAGCCATGTCATGGTCGACGAATACCAGGACACCAACAAGGTCCAGGCCAGGCTCACGCGCCTTCTTGCCCCGGAAGGCGGCAACGTCATGGCCGTTGGCGACGACGCCCAGTCCATCTACGCCTTTCGCGGCGCGTCGGTGGACAACATCCTGGATTTCCCGAGCCTGTTCCCGGGCACCAAGCTCATCAAGCTCGAACGCAACTACCGCTCCACCCAGCCTATCCTCAACCTCACCAACGCCGTGCTGGCCGGAGCCGGACGCAAGTTCGAGAAACATCTCTTCACCACCCGCGAGGACGGCCCCCAGCCCCAGTGCATGCGGCCCTTTTCCGACCTCACCCAGGCGTCCATGGTGGCGGCCAAGGTCAAGGAACTCTCGGCCACCTTCCCGCTGCATGAAATCGCCGTGCTGTTTCGGGCCGGCTACCAGTCCTATGCCCTGGAAGTGGAGCTCGGCAAAGCCGGCATCCCCTTCCAGAAGTACGGCGGCCAGAAATTCTCCGAGGCCGCCCACATCAAGGACGTGCTGGCCTACCTGCGCCTAGCCCGCAACACGGCCGATTTTCCGGCCTGGTCCCGGGTGCTGGCCTTCGTGCCGGGCATCGGCCCCAAAACGGCCACCAGGGTCTTCGAGGCCATCCGGGCCGGCGACCGGGCGATGCTTGGCAAGATGGCGGCCAAGTCGGGCGAATTCAAGGCGCTGATCGAATTCCTCGACGCCCTGCGCGCCCTGCCGCCCTCGCCCCAGGAGCTGCTCGCCAAGGTCATCGAGGCCTATGCCCCGCTTTTGGCCGAAAAATACCCCGACGACTATCCGCGCCGCCAGGCCGGCCTGGACCAGCTCGAACAGATCGCCGCCGCCTACGCCGACCTCGACGCCTTCCTGGCCGATCTGGTCCTGGAAAACCCGGACGAGGACCGCAAAAAGGCTCGCGAAGGCCATCTGGTGCTGTCCACGGTCCATTCCTCCAAGGGCCTGGAGTGGTCGGCCGTGCTCATCATCGATCTGGTGGACGAACGCTTCCCCTCGCGCCATGCCCTGTCCCGGGCCGAGGATCTGGAAGAGGAACGCCGGCTGCTCTACGTGGCCTGTACCCGCGCCCGGGACTATCTCGGGCTTTTCGCCCCGGAAACGCTCTACCAGCGCCAGGGCGGCGGCTGCGCCCCGGCCATGCCGAGCATTTTCTTGCGCGAACTGCCCCAGGGCCTTTTGGCCGAGCGCCGCGAACGCCTGGGCGGCTCCGGCGCGGCCAGCTTCGCCTGTCCCGCGCCCACGGCCGCCGGGGGGACTCCGGCCTTTACCCGCCAGCCCGTGCGCCGGGCCACCTCGGCCCCGCTCTCGGCCCGGCTGCCGGCCCGGGAGGACGCCCCGGCCCCGCGCCCGGCCCCGGACCCGTCGACCCTGGGCTACTGCCGCCACAAGATCTTCGGGCGCGGCAAGGTCATCGGCGTCCTGGACGACGGCAAATACCGGGTCAATTTTCCCAATTTCGGCCCCAAGGTGATCCTGGCCGCTTTTCTGGAAATGGAGGGAGCCGCCTCGCCCGAGGCCTGACCGCCCGCCTCGTGTCGCGTCCGCGAGAAGCGCATAGGGCGTTTTATAGGCAACGAGCTCAAACCACTTGGTTTTCTTAAAAAATACTACCGTATTTTTTAAGGGACGCGACACTAGCCCCCGGAGTCGCCGTGCGCATCCGCTGGAAGCTCTTCTGGCTCCTGGCCGCCCTGTCGCTGGTTCCGTTGATCGTCCTTCGCGTCAACAGCCAGCTGGCCCTGTCGCGTCTGGCCGAACGCCTTTCGAGCCGGGTCGGGGCGCATCTGGTGGCCGAGGCCAAGACGCGCCTGGGGCGCACCGTGGAAGACCACGCCCGGCTGCTGGCCGCCCGCCGCCAGACCCTGGCCCTGGCCGCCGCCCTCCAGGCCGACGCCGTGGGGCAGGCCCTGGCCGCGCCGCCGGACAAGGCCCACGATCCGCGCCAACAGGCCGTCATCACCACCGCCCTGCCGGCCATGCCCATGAACATGGGCATGGGCCGCGCCGACCACCCCGACCACGAAGGCTTTGTCGAAACGCCGGGCTATTACCGGGTCGATCTCGAAGGCCGCCGCCTGCCCCTGCCCATCGATCCCGACCGGGTGCTCCTGCGCCTGCCGCCCGATGCCAGCGCCGACGCCCTCCCCCCGAACGCCGCCGCCCTGGCCGGCCTCGCCCGCCCGCTACAGCGCATCGCCGCCCTGGTCGGCCCCCTGGCCCATTTTCAGGACACCATCCTGGCCGACGCCACGGTGGCCGTCTATCCAGCCGTGCCGGGCTGGCCCCGACGAGCCAATCCGTTAAGCGCCCCCTGGTACCAGGCCGCCATCGCCGCCGACGCCCCGGTCTGGGGCCAACCCCAGGGCGAACCCGGCACCGGGCGCGTGTCCGTGGTGGTGGCCGCGCCGGTGCACCGCCCGGACGGCGGCGTCATCGGGGCCACGGCCATCTTCACCCCGCTGTCCGACCTGCTCGCCTCGGTCAGCAGCCCCGGCCACATCGCCCCGGACATCGAAACCCTGCTCGTCGTGGCCGCGCCGGACGACAAGGGCGCGCCGCGCCTTCTGGTCGAGGCCGGCGAGGTGGTGCGCGCCGCCCGTGGCGGCCACGGCTGGCAGGCCTTTGTCCACCCCGCGCCCCTGGCCTCGCCGGACGAAGCCACCCTGGCCGTCATGGCCCTGGACGTGGCCGCCGGGACCTCCGGCGTGGTCCGCCTGCCCTACAACGGCCGCGAGGTCCTGGCCGCCTACGCCAGAACCGGCGAAAACGAAGCCCTGCTCCAGCTCGCCCCGGTGGAAGACGTGCTGGCCGAGGCCGCGGCCGTGGCCGGCGACGTGGACACCAGCATCCGCCGCCTCTACATCATCGGCTCATTTATCGCCGGCGCGGTAATGCTCGCCCTGGCCTTCGTTTCCCTGGCCGCCTCCCGGGTCGTCACCCGGCCCATCCTGGCGCTCACGGCCATGGCCCGCCGCCTGGCCGCCCGCGACTTCACCGCCCGGGCCTCGGTCAAAGGCCACGACGAGATCGCCGAACTCGGCCGGGTGTTTAACGAGCTTGCTCCCACCCTCGACGCTCACGTGCGCCTGTGCGAATCCGTGGCCCTGGCCAGCGAGATCCAGCGCAGCCTGCTGCCCGGCCAGCCACCGGACATTGCCGGCCTGGCCCTGGGGGCCGCCTGCCGCTACTGCGACGCCACCGGCGGCGACTACTACGACATCCTGCCCTTCGACGGTCCCAAAGCCGGCCTCGTCGGCCTGGCCGTGGGCGACGTCACCGGCCACGGCCTGGAAGCGGCGCTCCTCATGACCACCGCCCGGGCGCTGCTGCGACCGCGTGCCGCCGCCCCGGGCACGCCCGGCGAGGTCCTCACCGACGTCAACCGGGAGCTAGCCCGCGACACCATGGGCACTGGCCGCTTCATGACGCTCTTTTACCTGGAGATCGATCCGGCCGGCCGTCGCGCCGCTTTTGCC
It contains:
- a CDS encoding alkaline phosphatase family protein — translated: MSQLRKRTVVLGLDGLPRTLAQSLAATGRLPNLARLLAIDAASIEAELPELSPVNWTSFLTAANPGRHGVYGFVGIDPASYRLGPVDASAIAAPTLMSRATEAGLVAKLVNIPCAAPVSPLRGAIIAGFPETDLARAVYPPELAQNLKLAGYRIEADTTKGAADFDTLARELRATLASRRAALEMLWAGGDFDLFMIVLTETDRLFHFFFPAVARPEHRLHGPALDLLADWDKLIGLVLDRYEALPGPKRFFALADHGFTELETEFDLNVWLAGKGLLRLEPGATGEYDARIVPHHTAAFALDPGRVYINIKERFARGVFHEHVAEKLAEDLRGELLAIVHDGRPLMEAVHLRGEIYAGPQVRRAPDVVCVPRAGVSLTAKFNRTELTGNFGRFGCHSPHDALWCDSEGSRPERTSDAGAVVAASLGLPEPKEFPWISPAN
- a CDS encoding ATP-dependent helicase; protein product: MDFARELNPAQLEAVSTTEGPVLVIAGAGSGKTRTVVYRLAHLVLKGVEPASILLLTFTRKAAQEMLTRAGLLLALSAQGISGVAGGTFHAFAFAALRRYSEAAGFPTGFTCLDAADCEDILGQCKDRLGLGKGDRSFPRKSAILGLLSKARNKELEVGDVIAREAFHLLPYAEAITSLGQAYGAFKAEHNLLDYDDLLFTLERLLADPAGPGALIRARHSHVMVDEYQDTNKVQARLTRLLAPEGGNVMAVGDDAQSIYAFRGASVDNILDFPSLFPGTKLIKLERNYRSTQPILNLTNAVLAGAGRKFEKHLFTTREDGPQPQCMRPFSDLTQASMVAAKVKELSATFPLHEIAVLFRAGYQSYALEVELGKAGIPFQKYGGQKFSEAAHIKDVLAYLRLARNTADFPAWSRVLAFVPGIGPKTATRVFEAIRAGDRAMLGKMAAKSGEFKALIEFLDALRALPPSPQELLAKVIEAYAPLLAEKYPDDYPRRQAGLDQLEQIAAAYADLDAFLADLVLENPDEDRKKAREGHLVLSTVHSSKGLEWSAVLIIDLVDERFPSRHALSRAEDLEEERRLLYVACTRARDYLGLFAPETLYQRQGGGCAPAMPSIFLRELPQGLLAERRERLGGSGAASFACPAPTAAGGTPAFTRQPVRRATSAPLSARLPAREDAPAPRPAPDPSTLGYCRHKIFGRGKVIGVLDDGKYRVNFPNFGPKVILAAFLEMEGAASPEA
- a CDS encoding SpoIIE family protein phosphatase, with the protein product MRIRWKLFWLLAALSLVPLIVLRVNSQLALSRLAERLSSRVGAHLVAEAKTRLGRTVEDHARLLAARRQTLALAAALQADAVGQALAAPPDKAHDPRQQAVITTALPAMPMNMGMGRADHPDHEGFVETPGYYRVDLEGRRLPLPIDPDRVLLRLPPDASADALPPNAAALAGLARPLQRIAALVGPLAHFQDTILADATVAVYPAVPGWPRRANPLSAPWYQAAIAADAPVWGQPQGEPGTGRVSVVVAAPVHRPDGGVIGATAIFTPLSDLLASVSSPGHIAPDIETLLVVAAPDDKGAPRLLVEAGEVVRAARGGHGWQAFVHPAPLASPDEATLAVMALDVAAGTSGVVRLPYNGREVLAAYARTGENEALLQLAPVEDVLAEAAAVAGDVDTSIRRLYIIGSFIAGAVMLALAFVSLAASRVVTRPILALTAMARRLAARDFTARASVKGHDEIAELGRVFNELAPTLDAHVRLCESVALASEIQRSLLPGQPPDIAGLALGAACRYCDATGGDYYDILPFDGPKAGLVGLAVGDVTGHGLEAALLMTTARALLRPRAAAPGTPGEVLTDVNRELARDTMGTGRFMTLFYLEIDPAGRRAAFARAGHDPALVHDPATGQTSELTCKGLILGAIDDTAYATGHLTDLAPGMIILIGSDGLWEARNADDEMFGKDRTRAVLAKAAPLGPQAVCQALMDALDAFRGETPLADDVTLLAVALTAQTPT